A genomic stretch from Candidatus Methylomirabilota bacterium includes:
- the hisC gene encoding histidinol-phosphate transaminase, producing the protein MRKIWRAGLEALVPYDAGKPLERLAAELGVAELVRLSANENPLGPSPRVVEAIAREAARVNLYPDGGATALREVLARRLGVAPAQILVGNGADELIGLVARAAFEPGDEIVVPEPSFEPYTTSATIAGARVVPSPLAGYETDLEDMKRKVTGRTKAAFLCSPHNPAATIIREKPLRAFLEALGDDPPLLILDEAYRDFVDDPEYPDGVALLRQHPRLLVLRTFSKIAALAGLRVGYAVAGAETMDRLNRVRDPYNVNRLGQIAALAALEDTAHWERSRRFVLEERRFLSEGLRARGYAFPPSQSNFLLVRVPDAPALREKLFRAGILVRDGADVGFPGHLRISVGLRATNEKLLGLL; encoded by the coding sequence GTGAGGAAGATCTGGCGCGCGGGCCTCGAGGCCCTGGTCCCCTACGACGCGGGCAAGCCCCTCGAGCGTCTCGCCGCGGAGCTCGGGGTGGCGGAGCTCGTCCGGCTCTCCGCCAACGAGAACCCGCTCGGCCCTTCGCCGCGCGTCGTCGAGGCGATCGCGCGCGAGGCCGCGCGCGTGAACCTCTATCCCGACGGCGGCGCCACGGCGCTGCGCGAGGTCCTCGCGCGGCGCCTGGGCGTCGCGCCCGCGCAGATCCTCGTCGGCAACGGCGCCGACGAGCTGATCGGGCTCGTCGCGCGCGCCGCGTTCGAGCCCGGCGACGAGATCGTCGTGCCCGAGCCCTCCTTCGAGCCGTACACGACCTCGGCCACGATCGCCGGCGCGCGCGTCGTGCCGAGCCCGCTGGCCGGCTACGAGACCGACCTCGAGGACATGAAGCGGAAGGTCACCGGCCGGACGAAGGCGGCCTTCCTCTGCTCGCCCCACAATCCCGCGGCGACGATCATCCGCGAGAAGCCGCTGCGCGCCTTCCTCGAGGCGCTCGGCGATGACCCCCCGCTCCTCATCCTCGACGAGGCGTACCGCGACTTCGTGGACGACCCCGAGTATCCGGACGGCGTCGCGCTGCTCCGCCAGCACCCGCGGCTCCTCGTGCTCCGCACGTTCTCGAAGATCGCGGCGCTCGCGGGCCTGCGCGTCGGCTACGCGGTCGCGGGCGCCGAGACGATGGACCGGTTGAACCGCGTGCGCGATCCCTACAACGTGAACCGGCTCGGCCAGATCGCGGCGCTCGCCGCCCTCGAGGACACCGCGCACTGGGAGCGGTCGCGCCGCTTCGTCCTCGAGGAGCGCCGGTTCCTCTCGGAGGGGCTCCGCGCGCGCGGCTACGCCTTCCCGCCGTCCCAGTCCAATTTCCTGCTGGTCAGGGTCCCCGACGCGCCGGCGCTCCGCGAGAAGCTCTTCCGCGCGGGGATCCTCGTCCGCGACGGCGCCGACGTCGGGTTCCCCGGCCACCTCCGGATCTCTGTCGGGCTGCGCGCGACGAACGAGAAGCTGCTCGGCCTCCTCTGA